A DNA window from Setaria viridis chromosome 2, Setaria_viridis_v4.0, whole genome shotgun sequence contains the following coding sequences:
- the LOC117844150 gene encoding cytochrome c6, chloroplastic, producing the protein MYGLPSAARPQLPPQFACFASSSVPRVRAAPAYCCASLKQARPSAVAAAVTGRAAAPLLAAALLLAAAPYGLPATIPPAFAQPVSEGAALFRKACIGCHDMGGNILQPGATLFLKDLERNGVVTEEELYNITYYGKGRMPGFGEKCTPRGQCTFGPRLSEDDIKLLASFVKSQAENGWPKIEGDGD; encoded by the exons ATGTACGGGCTTCCTTCGGCCGCGCGGCCCCAGCTACCGCCTCAGTTCGCCTGCTTCGCTTCTTCCTCCGTTCCTCGGGTGAGGGCGGCGCCAGCGTACTGCTGCGCCAGCCTGAAGCAAGCGCGCCCTTCCGCCGTCGCTGCAGCCGTGAcggggcgcgcggccgcgccactCTTGGCTGCGGCGCTCCTCCTTGCAGCTGCGCCCTATGGCCTACCTGCTACTATCCCTCCAG CATTTGCCCAACCAGTTTCAGAAGGCGCAGCACTGTTCCGGAAGGCCTGCATCGGGTGCCACGACATGGGAGGAAACATCCTACAGCCA GGAGCCACTCTTTTCCTGAAGGATCTCGAGAG AAATGGAGTCGTTACAGAGGAGGAATTGTATAACATCACATACTACGGGAAAGGGAGGATGCCG GGCTTTGGAGAGAAATGCACCCCAAGAGGACAGTGCACCTTCGGCCCCCGGCTATCTGAAGATGACATCAAGCTCCTAGCCTCGTTTGTCAAGTCACAAGCCGAAAACGGGTGGCCAAAGATCGAAGGTGATGGAGATTGA
- the LOC117844148 gene encoding uncharacterized protein At4g19900, whose protein sequence is MLPRTHSHPARRRSGLGPQLCAAVAALLLLLSLAVLHSRLSSSSSSTFPTSRSHSTTAADSNSSAALLADEDVDEDVAAALDPLLTVTTTTATDGGGGSVANPDDDRIDELDVLDEDAAGADAADDASASAAAATSLVWDHVAGAARLPFRLPAAGESLSAGLPRLDSPRRIAAAAFGSDDELVDLELRVEISSIAGIEDALLLKPASAKSAETRLRAGWARWLEGKADYLRRDRMLRSNLESLNPRNHPLLQDPDSPGLTSLTRGDRMVQRMLLAELDKPASKNFERRRLQSYENKQGMRATVKEKQQKGRRWGYFPGIDPHLGFSEFMERFFELGKCSMRVFMVWNSPQWAYGVRHQRGLESLLKQHPEACVVMLSETLELESFREFVKEGYKVAVAVPDLDELLESTPTHEFASVWYEWRQTKYYPLHYSELVRLAALYKYGGIYLDSDVIVLKPLTSLRNTIGAANHVPGNSSYSGAVLAFEKHSPLLEECLKEFYSTYDDTLLQWNGAELMTRVISNLSSKADENMGHLDTKLEPSATFYPISSTNIMRYFSEPDNMVEKAHHDAIFSRIVNDSTTFHFWNGITSTLVPESNSLVEKILNRYCLHCLDVL, encoded by the exons ATGCTGCCGCGCACGCACTCCcacccggcgcggcggcgctccgggctGGGCCCGCAGCtctgcgccgccgtcgccgcgctcctcctgctcctctccCTCGCCGTCCTCCACTCGCGcctctcgtcgtcgtcgtcctccacctTCCCCACCTCCCGCTCgcactccaccaccgccgccgactccaactcctccgccgccctcctcgccgaCGAAGACGTCGACGAGGACGTGGCCGCCGCGCTCGACCCGCTGCTCaccgtcaccaccaccaccgccaccgacgGTGGCGGAGGCTCCGTCGCCAACCCCGACGACGACCGCATCGACGAGCTCGACGTGCTGGACGAGGACGCCGCGGGCGCCGACGCGGCCGAcgacgcctccgcctccgcggcggccgccacgtCCCTCGTCTGGGATCACGTCGCCGGCGCAGCCCGCCTGCCGTTCCGCCTCCCCGCAGCCGGCGAATCCCTGTCCGCTGGGCTGCCCCGCCTCGACTCCCCGCgccggatcgccgccgccgccttcggaTCGGACGACGAGCTGGTGGATCTGGAATTGCGGGTGGAGATCTCGTCCATCGCCGGCATCGAGGACGCCCTACTCCTGAAGCCCGCTTCCGCCAAAAGCGCCGAGACGAGGCTCCGGGCTGGGTGGGCGCGGTGGCTCGAGGGTAAGGCCGACTACCTCCGGCGCGATCGCATGCTCCGCTCCAACCTGGAGTCCCTCAATCCGCGCAATCACCCGCTGCTCCAGGACCCCGACAGCCCCGGCCTCACCTCCCTCACCCGTGGGGACCGCATGGTGCAGCGGATGCTACTAGCTGAGCTCGACAAGCCCGCGTCCAAGAATTTTGAGCGGCGTAGGCTCCAATCTTACGAGAACAAGCAGGGCATGAGAGCAACTGTGAAGGAGAAGCAACagaaggggaggaggtggggatATTTCCCTGGCATTGATCCACATTTGGGGTTCTCGGAGTTCATGGAGAGATTCTTCGAGCTTGGGAAGTGCTCCATGAGGGTGTTCATGGTCTGGAACAGCCCACAGTGGGCGTATGGTGTCCGACACCAGCGTGGACTCGAGAGCCTGCTCAAGCAGCACCCGGAAGCCTGTGTAGTCATGCTATCGGAGACGCTGGAGCTAGAATCCTTCCGGGAATTTGTGAAGGAAGG ATATAAAGTTGCTGTTGCAGTGCCGGATCTTGACGAACTTTTGGAAAGCACTCCAACTCATGAGTTTGCATCAGTGTGGTATGAATGGCGGCAGACAAAATATTACCCGTTGCACTACAGTGAGCTAGTACGCCTTGCTGCTCTTTACAA ATATGGTGGAATATACCTTGACTCTGATGTTATTGTACTTAAACCTTTAACATCGCTCCGGAATACTATTGGTGCCGCAAACCATGTACCTGGAAATTCCAGTTATAGTGGCGCTGTGCTAGCATTTGAAAAGCATAG CCCTTTATTGGAGGAGTGCCTTAAAGAGTTCTATTCGACATATGATGATACCCTCTTGCAATGGAATGGTGCTGAACTTATGACAAGAGTAATAAGCAATCTGTCTAGCAAGGCAGATGAAAATATGGGGCACCTTGACACAAAATTGGAACCCTCTGCTACATTTTACCCTATAAGTTCTACCAATATTATGAG ATATTTTTCAGAGCCAGATAACATGGTCGAGAAAGCACACCATGATGCAATCTTTTCTAGGATTGTGAATGACTCCACCACTTTCCATTTTTGGAACGGCATTACATCTACGCTGGTGCCTGAGTCCAACAGTCTTGTTGAGAAGATCCTTAACCGTTACTGTCTCCATTGCCTTGATGTTTTATAG
- the LOC117844149 gene encoding obtusifoliol 14-alpha demethylase, which yields MDMDLPTTTWLAFALFFIVALATKITRRRQQSSGTPTRKRRPPPPVSPGVPLLGDLPALLAKGTLELIRDRYTRLGSVFTVRLLHLKVTFLVGPDVSSHFYQGFDSEISQDEVSQFTIPTFGPGVAFDVDYATRREQFRFFGDAMKPAKLRTYAELMVREVESHFARWGQSGTVDLKQELEHVVTLITSRCLLGAAVREKMFGEVGTLLRELNDGMRLVTIFFPHLPIPAHRRRDAARARLGEIFTDIVRSRKRLNEDDGGRPDRPDDMLQCLIDARYKDGRGTTEAEVVGMLVSALFAGQHNSSSAATWTGARLLTHTKHLRAAVEEQARVAALHGAGRADHYAALQEMDTLHRCVKEALRLHPPALMLLRHARRGFAVRDRDGREYEVPEGHAVASPLVIHNRLPEVYEEPDKYDPDRFGPRRAEDRAGGALAYASFGAGRHICVGEAFAYMQIKVIWSHLLRNFELELVSPFPKTDWNVVMPGPKGKVMVSYKRRQLHSAA from the exons ATGGACATGGACTTGCCGACAACCACATGGCTGGCCTTTGCTCTCTTCTTCATCGTCGCACTAGCGACCAAGATCACAAGACGACGACAGCAATCTTCGGGTACTCCGACAAGGAAACGCCGCCCCCCTCCACCCGTGTCTCCGGGGGTCCCTCTCCTAGGCGACCTGCCAGCACTGCTCGCCAAGGGCACGTTGGAACTGATCCGCGACCGCTACACGAGGCTGGGAAGCGTCTTCACCGTGCGCTTGCTCCACCTGAAGGTGACCTTCCTGGTCGGGCCGGACGTGTCGAGCCATTTCTACCAGGGGTTCGACTCGGAGATCAGCCAGGACGAGGTCTCCCAGTTCACCATCCCCACCTTCGGCCCCGGCGTCGCCTTCGACGTCGACTACGCCACCCGGCGCGAGCAGTTCAGGTTCTTCGGCGACGCCATGAAGCCGGCGAAGCTCAGGACCTATGCCGAGCTCATGGTCCGTGAAGTCGAG AGCCACTTCGCGAGATGGGGACAGTCCGGCACGGTTGATCTGAAGCAGGAGCTGGAGCACGTTGTGACGCTCATCACCAGCCGGTGCCTGCTGGGCGCCGCGGTCCGGGAGAAGATGTTCGGCGAGGTCGGGACGCTGCTCCGCGAGCTCAACGACGGGATGCGCCTCGTCACCATCTTCTTCCCGCACCTACCCATCcccgcgcaccgccgccgcgacgcggCGCGCGCCAGGCTCGGCGAGATATTCACCGACATCGTCAGGTCCCGCAAGCGCCTgaacgaggacgacggcggccgccccgACCGCCCCGACGACATGCTGCAGTGCCTGATCGACGCCCGGTACAAGGACGGCCGCGGCACGACGGAGGCGGAGGTCGTCGGGATGCTCGTCTCGGCTCTCTTCGCGGGGCAGCACAacagctccagcgccgccacctGGACCGGGGCGCGCCTCCTCACCCACACCAAGCacctgcgcgccgccgtcgaggagcaGGCGCGCGTCGCGGCGCTGCACGGGGCCGGCCGCGCCGACCACTACGCCGCCCTGCAGGAGATGGACACCCTCCACCGCTGCGTCAAGGAGGCCCTGCGGCTCCACCCGCCGGCGCTGATGCTGCTCCGCCACGCGCGCCGGGGGTTCGCGGTGCGCGACAGGGACGGGCGCGAGTACGAGGTGCCCGAGGGACACGCGGTGGCGAGCCCGCTGGTGATCCACAACAGGCTGCCGGAGGTGTACGAGGAGCCCGACAAGTACGACCCCGACCGGTTCGGGCCACGGAGGGCGGAGGAcagggccggcggcgcgctggcGTACGCGTCGTTCGGCGCCGGGCGGCACATCTGCGTCGGCGAGGCGTTCGCGTACATGCAGATCAAGGTGATATGGAGCCACCTGCTGAGGAACTTCGAGCTGGAGCTGGTGTCGCCGTTCCCCAAGACGGACTGGAACGTGGTCATGCCGGGGCCCAAGGGGAAGGTGATGGTCAGCTACAAGAGACGGCAGCTGCATAGTGCTGCCTGA
- the LOC117845606 gene encoding uncharacterized protein: protein MTGGSGGRRDREPDPDASAALPVPWPCASTQRALAECHRRAARGPLQPEVLCRHLNRALAECVVTACCPDETEAVRTLCGSAGTALKRTQCQRARIDLSLCLEAHQEP, encoded by the coding sequence AtgaccggcggcagcggcgggcgacgggACCGCGAGCCTGACCCAGACGCCTCGGCGGCGCTGCCCGTCCCGTGGCCCTGCGCCTCGACGCAGCGGGCGCTCGCCGagtgccaccgccgcgccgcccggggACCGCTGCAGCCGGAGGTGCTGTGCCGGCACCTGAACCGGGCGCTGGCGGAGTGTGTTGTGACCGCGTGCTGCCCCGACGAGACCGAGGCCGTTCGCACCCTCTGCGGCAGCGCCGGCACCGCGCTCAAGCGCACGCAGTGCCAGCGGGCGCGCATCGACCTCTCCCTCTGCCTCGAGGCACATCAAGAGCCCTGA